The Streptomyces sp. RKAG293 genome includes a region encoding these proteins:
- a CDS encoding PH domain-containing protein produces the protein MTSSDDPTPTPQPDRPKYDDRSYRSVAGIVTGVLLIALSLWLGGDAVFHGSGRTPWLTLAGLLAALPLLAAFTIRPAVYAGEERLRIRNPFRTITVPWAAVEHLRAGYSTEVVAGGQRFQLWAIPVSLRARKRVARQTARAATATARQSSLLNAPEVPARAWSDQAVDELRDLAETNAAKPGAQGEVSVRWAYEVIAPIVTGAIVLAVLLAIG, from the coding sequence ATGACGAGTTCCGACGACCCCACGCCGACCCCGCAGCCCGACCGGCCGAAGTACGACGACCGCTCCTACCGGTCGGTGGCCGGCATCGTCACCGGCGTGCTGCTGATCGCGCTGTCCCTGTGGCTCGGCGGCGACGCGGTGTTCCACGGCTCGGGACGCACCCCGTGGCTGACCCTCGCCGGGCTCCTGGCGGCGCTGCCCCTGCTGGCGGCCTTCACGATCCGGCCCGCCGTCTACGCGGGCGAGGAACGGCTCCGCATCCGCAACCCGTTCCGGACGATCACCGTGCCGTGGGCGGCCGTGGAACACCTGCGGGCCGGCTACTCCACCGAGGTCGTCGCGGGCGGTCAGCGCTTCCAGCTCTGGGCGATCCCGGTCTCCCTGCGCGCCCGCAAGCGCGTAGCCCGCCAGACCGCCCGCGCCGCCACCGCGACGGCCCGGCAGTCCTCCCTCCTCAACGCCCCGGAGGTCCCGGCCCGCGCCTGGTCCGACCAGGCCGTCGACGAACTCCGCGACCTCGCCGAAACCAACGCCGCCAAGCCCGGCGCCCAGGGCGAGGTCAGCGTCCGCTGGGCCTACGAGGTCATCGCCCCGATCGTGACCGGCGCCATCGTCCTGGCCGTCCTCCTCGCCATCGGCTGA
- a CDS encoding GntR family transcriptional regulator: MPHWNDTRPAHQQIAAELRDRIMARRLEPGSKLPSTQQLMTEFGVVGTTVQKALQILKAEGFAVGQPGRGVFVRERPNHTIVPASYIAPSESGAPYRWMERAAARSRTGATRILDVAEVPAPHDVAEALGLADGGTAVLRSRLMLLDDEPAELVRSYYPVELARGTRLTDRRRIPGGSPTLLAELGLPPREFVDRVSARPPTSEEFTVLELPAEVCVLRTFRVVHSDGGRPIEVSVMVKAGHLYELEYRLPVL; encoded by the coding sequence ATGCCCCACTGGAACGACACCCGGCCCGCCCATCAGCAGATCGCCGCGGAGCTGCGCGACCGGATCATGGCGCGCCGTTTGGAGCCGGGCAGCAAGCTGCCCTCCACGCAACAGCTGATGACCGAGTTCGGCGTGGTCGGCACGACCGTCCAGAAGGCGCTCCAGATCCTGAAGGCCGAGGGCTTCGCCGTCGGGCAGCCCGGAAGAGGGGTCTTCGTCCGCGAGCGGCCGAACCACACCATCGTCCCGGCCTCGTACATCGCCCCGTCGGAGAGCGGCGCGCCGTATCGGTGGATGGAGCGGGCGGCGGCCCGTTCGCGGACCGGAGCGACCCGGATTCTCGATGTCGCGGAGGTTCCGGCCCCACACGATGTCGCCGAAGCGCTCGGGCTGGCGGACGGCGGGACCGCCGTACTCCGGTCCCGGCTCATGCTGCTCGACGACGAGCCGGCGGAGCTCGTGCGCTCCTATTACCCGGTCGAACTGGCCCGCGGCACTCGTCTCACCGACCGCCGGCGCATCCCCGGTGGATCACCGACGCTCCTCGCCGAGCTGGGGCTTCCACCCCGGGAGTTCGTCGACCGGGTCTCGGCGCGTCCCCCGACGTCCGAGGAGTTCACCGTGCTGGAGCTGCCGGCCGAGGTGTGCGTGCTGCGCACTTTCCGGGTCGTCCACTCCGACGGGGGCCGGCCCATCGAGGTCTCCGTGATGGTGAAGGCAGGCCACCTGTACGAGCTCGAATACCGCCTGCCCGTGCTCTGA
- a CDS encoding UTRA domain-containing protein: MTNEEWESESTRYLTPRGQGRSDAWTEEAAENNRRGGQRLLSAGMVVPPPEVARALRLPEGEQVVVRRRLILLDGLPVELADSYYPARIAAGTELAEQKKVPGGAVTLLARLGHVAGRVEEAVTARMPTEAEREALQLGEQDPVILLSRLILSGDDQPMEACVMTMTASDRVLRYRLRLG; encoded by the coding sequence TTGACGAACGAGGAATGGGAGAGCGAATCCACGCGGTACTTGACCCCTCGCGGGCAGGGCCGGTCGGACGCGTGGACGGAGGAGGCCGCAGAGAACAACCGTCGCGGTGGGCAGCGACTTCTCTCCGCGGGGATGGTCGTACCTCCACCTGAAGTCGCCCGGGCCCTGCGCCTCCCGGAGGGCGAGCAGGTGGTCGTACGACGACGCCTGATCCTGCTCGATGGCCTGCCCGTGGAGCTCGCGGACTCGTACTACCCGGCCCGCATCGCGGCCGGCACCGAGCTCGCCGAGCAGAAGAAAGTGCCTGGAGGAGCGGTCACGCTGCTCGCCCGGCTCGGCCACGTGGCGGGCCGCGTCGAGGAAGCGGTCACCGCACGTATGCCCACCGAAGCGGAACGGGAAGCTCTTCAACTCGGCGAACAGGACCCGGTGATCCTCCTGTCGCGGCTTATCCTCTCCGGTGACGATCAACCGATGGAGGCCTGCGTGATGACCATGACCGCAAGCGATCGCGTGCTGCGCTACCGGCTCCGGCTCGGCTGA
- a CDS encoding ATP-binding protein, whose amino-acid sequence MDPMHSEPVPSGTAQRFFDAVPASIAIARDFATTTLVAWGLTGRTDDVRLCVSELASNALTHGAAPGRGFLVRVAAVGGWVRIEVHDSSKTVPHLRRSIGTDVSGRGLHIVDELSDGWGVEEHEPIGKVVWSRFRAESTAEPTGDDCGRSA is encoded by the coding sequence ATGGACCCAATGCATTCCGAGCCCGTCCCGTCGGGGACTGCGCAACGATTCTTCGACGCTGTGCCGGCATCGATCGCCATAGCCCGCGACTTCGCCACCACAACTCTGGTGGCCTGGGGCCTGACAGGACGAACCGACGATGTGCGGCTCTGTGTGTCGGAGCTCGCCTCCAATGCCCTCACGCATGGTGCTGCCCCCGGCCGCGGATTCCTCGTGAGAGTGGCCGCTGTCGGCGGATGGGTCCGCATTGAGGTCCACGACAGCAGCAAGACAGTGCCGCACCTTCGGCGTTCCATCGGTACGGATGTCTCCGGGCGGGGGCTGCACATCGTGGATGAGCTGTCGGACGGTTGGGGCGTCGAGGAGCACGAACCGATCGGCAAGGTCGTCTGGTCGCGATTCAGGGCCGAATCCACGGCGGAGCCGACGGGCGACGACTGCGGCCGATCCGCATAG
- a CDS encoding NAD(P)-dependent oxidoreductase codes for MESFERARLDAYFAKIAARFAPDDLATSFLVTHLLPERPAFVRAVGAMSRLRAVLPKPKSVNHSARREVERSFACDVLSREVFAVADSALEYFESRAAGETVALLDVGGYFAPTIPHLQERFSGRLVGVIEDTENGHRRYEDLAKLPCPVVSVARSPLKDPEDFLVGQSVVFSTEAVMRGRGDILHGRPALVIGFGKLGSSIARLLQSKGVHVTVFDIDPVRRTQALSQGFAVARDRESALNGAVLVLCATGAISLRGEDFPHLRNGAYVATVTSSEDELELLGLPDVYTRATVSEHVTRYRTTGHYFYLANGGNAVNFLHGASVGPFIFLVQAEILAAIRMLTRGDLESGMHEVSATDRAAIAAIWLNYFNR; via the coding sequence ATGGAATCCTTCGAACGAGCTCGCCTGGACGCCTACTTCGCCAAGATTGCCGCCCGGTTCGCCCCGGACGACTTGGCGACGTCCTTCCTGGTGACGCACCTGCTGCCCGAGAGGCCCGCGTTCGTGCGGGCGGTGGGCGCGATGTCCCGGTTACGTGCTGTGCTGCCCAAGCCGAAGTCCGTGAATCATTCGGCCCGGCGAGAGGTGGAGCGGAGCTTCGCCTGTGACGTTCTCTCCCGAGAAGTGTTCGCGGTCGCCGACAGCGCGCTGGAGTACTTCGAGTCACGGGCCGCAGGAGAGACGGTCGCGCTCCTTGATGTCGGTGGTTACTTCGCTCCGACGATTCCGCATCTCCAGGAGCGCTTCTCCGGTCGTCTCGTCGGGGTGATCGAGGACACCGAGAACGGACACCGGAGGTACGAGGATCTGGCCAAACTGCCGTGCCCGGTCGTCTCGGTCGCCCGCTCACCGTTGAAGGACCCCGAAGACTTCCTCGTCGGCCAGTCCGTGGTCTTCTCCACCGAGGCGGTGATGCGCGGGCGCGGCGACATCCTGCACGGGCGGCCGGCCCTCGTGATCGGGTTCGGCAAGCTCGGATCAAGCATTGCCCGCCTGCTGCAGTCCAAGGGCGTTCATGTGACCGTCTTCGACATCGACCCTGTCCGACGGACCCAGGCGCTTTCTCAGGGCTTCGCCGTCGCCCGGGACCGTGAGAGCGCGCTGAACGGGGCAGTGCTGGTGCTCTGCGCCACGGGCGCGATCTCGTTACGCGGGGAGGACTTCCCGCATTTGCGCAATGGAGCGTACGTCGCCACCGTGACCAGCAGTGAGGATGAACTGGAACTGCTCGGACTACCGGACGTCTACACACGAGCGACGGTGAGCGAGCACGTGACCCGCTACCGGACCACGGGCCACTACTTCTATCTGGCCAACGGCGGCAACGCCGTCAACTTTCTGCACGGCGCCAGCGTGGGGCCTTTCATCTTCCTGGTACAGGCCGAGATCCTGGCGGCCATCAGGATGCTCACCCGCGGTGACCTCGAATCCGGTATGCACGAGGTCAGCGCGACCGACCGCGCCGCCATCGCGGCGATCTGGCTCAACTACTTCAACAGGTGA
- a CDS encoding NUDIX domain-containing protein: protein MPGGHLEPQDATLHDAALRELTEETGIARESVTSVSGRPVHIDTHPIPANDAKGEPGHQHIDFRFLFRTAADVRELQVEEVTDFAWRDALTLADERLRQRVRSGIR from the coding sequence CTGCCCGGCGGCCACCTCGAACCGCAGGACGCCACGCTGCATGACGCGGCACTGCGGGAACTCACCGAAGAGACGGGTATCGCCAGGGAATCGGTCACCTCGGTCAGCGGCCGGCCCGTTCATATCGACACTCATCCGATCCCGGCCAACGACGCCAAAGGTGAACCCGGCCACCAGCACATCGACTTCCGGTTCCTCTTCCGTACCGCGGCCGATGTGAGGGAACTCCAGGTCGAAGAGGTGACCGACTTCGCTTGGCGTGACGCGCTGACCCTTGCCGACGAGCGGCTTCGTCAGCGGGTCCGCTCCGGGATCCGCTGA